From the genome of Biomphalaria glabrata chromosome 1, xgBioGlab47.1, whole genome shotgun sequence, one region includes:
- the LOC129923116 gene encoding coiled-coil domain-containing protein 1-like, which translates to MVGDDVCNDLSDDVSDDVCNDVSDDVCDDVSDDVSDDVCDDVSDDVCNDVSDDVCDDVSDDVCNDVSDDVCDYVIDDVSDDVCNDVSDDVCNDVSDHVCDDVSDDVCNDVSDDVCNDVSDDVCNDVSDDVCDYVSDDLMFDDMFDDMFDDMFDDMFDDMFDDMFDDMFDDMFDDMFDDMFDDMFDDMFDDMFDDMFDNMFDDNT; encoded by the exons ATGGTTGGTGATGATGTATGTAATGATTTAAGTGATGATGTAAGTGATGATGTATGCAATGATGTAAGTGACGATGTATGTGATGATGTTAGTGATGATGTAAGTGATGATGTATGTGATGATGTTAGTGATGATGTATGCAATGATGTAAGCGACGATGTATGTGATGACGTTAGTGATGATGTATGTAATGATGTAAGTGATGATGTATGTGATTATGTTATTGATGATGTAAGTGATGATGTATGCAATGATGTTAGTGATGATGTATGCAATGATGTAAGTGACCATGTATGTGATGACGTTAGTGACGATGTATGTAATGATGTAAGTGACGATGTATGTAATGATGTTAGTGATGATGTATGTAATGATGTAAGTGATGATGTATGTGATTATGTTAGTGATGAT CTCATGTTCGATGACATGTTTGATGACATGTTCGATGACATGTTTGATGACATGTTCGATGACATGTTTGATGACATGTTCGATGACATGTTTGATGACATGTTTGATGACATGTTTGATGACATGTTTGATGACATGTTCGATGACATGTTTGATGACATGTTTGATGACATGTTTGATAACATgttcgatgacaacacataa